TGTGCTGAAGAGGTAACACCTTTGCTGCTAATAGCCTGAATGATAACCCAGCCAAAACCAACGGCAGCTAATGCGTCCATGGTCATATAGCCCTGCATAATGCCTTCGGTGACAGGTTTGATAGCGTACTGACCGCCCGGAGCAACAGGCCTGCCAAGAGGTGCAATAAGGGCAGCAACAGCAATGGCTGCCAGCATGATGATCATGGCCGGTGTCATGATCTTACCAATCCAGTCCACCAGTTTTTGCGAATTATACGCCAGGAGTAAGGTAACAAGAGAAAACACAACTGCGAAGGGCAGCAGATAGTCACCCTGTACAAAGGGGCGCAAACCCATTTCATAAGCAACGGTTACCGCACGGGGCATAGCAAAAGCGGGCCCGATGGCAATGAACAGGGCAATCCAGAAGCCTCGTCCCAGCAAAGTCGCCAGCGGAGAAGTCAGGCGGCTGGCCTGCCCGACCATCCCGAGCACAATCAATGCAAACGCAGGCAAACCAACAGCCGTAAATAGAAAGCCAGACATAGCAGGCAACAGGCTGGTACCTGCCTCAAGGCCCAGGGCCGGTGGAAAAATCACATTACCCGCACCCAGAAACAGCGCAAACGTCATCAGACTGATAACGACCGTGTCTTTTAAACTTAACGCTTTGTTGCTTGTTGTATATGCCATGAACACTCCTGATTCTGGTTCAATTTAGATTCCATCAGGAGCTGGCGGGGAAGGGGACTATTTCAATGATCCTTCTTCCGCCAGCCGGGCTGACGGAAGTATCACACCGTCAGCTAATCGCTAATGACTAGTACAGAGACGGATAGGACAGGCACAGCAATGCGGGCTTCTGTAGAAGCTTTTTCAAAACGCATGGTGAAACCTGAAAACATTAAAGTGTCCTGTTATGTACGGCGTGTTTTTTGCACCATAAAACACAAGGCTGGTATAAGTAAACCGGTATAAATACATACAACCTCTTTGT
Above is a window of Endozoicomonas montiporae CL-33 DNA encoding:
- the brnQ gene encoding branched-chain amino acid transport system II carrier protein, with the protein product MAYTTSNKALSLKDTVVISLMTFALFLGAGNVIFPPALGLEAGTSLLPAMSGFLFTAVGLPAFALIVLGMVGQASRLTSPLATLLGRGFWIALFIAIGPAFAMPRAVTVAYEMGLRPFVQGDYLLPFAVVFSLVTLLLAYNSQKLVDWIGKIMTPAMIIMLAAIAVAALIAPLGRPVAPGGQYAIKPVTEGIMQGYMTMDALAAVGFGWVIIQAISSKGVTSSAQIARSTVHIALIYSVLMGGCYLALGYVGATASTITQGVTNGGEILSLYVYEIFGGAGQLLLAAIIILACLSTTVGLTQANAEYFSSTFRANRNYISYAVVIVTCIIANFGLEQIITVSLPAILILCPVALALVLASFVSHHFPRVKPSHNVVMILTLIFGAIDAMSIMGAIPASLDATFTASLPLYTVHTSWLIPCLTGIAVQSLMSFLPGKAARTSEAT